The stretch of DNA AAACTTCCCGCGCGAAAATTTGGCTCTGTGTGGAGAATCCCAGCGTCCGCGCTCTCCCTTGACCCGAAGGAGGGGGCGCGCCATGAATAGCCCCGCGCTTGCCCGCCAAATTGAAAACGTCATTTCCCAGTCCTTCGCCCCTGCCCGCGACGTTACGCCGGGGCCGCTTTCCCG from Candidatus Hydrogenedentota bacterium encodes:
- a CDS encoding helix-turn-helix domain-containing protein: MREFYSVKEFAASCGISKLTAYRMLWAGKLPARKFGSVWRIPASALSLDPKEGARHE